The Scyliorhinus torazame isolate Kashiwa2021f chromosome 10, sScyTor2.1, whole genome shotgun sequence genome contains a region encoding:
- the LOC140384836 gene encoding chemerin-like receptor 2, which produces MELSNNGTDESFRTQDTVASIILSLACLFGVPGNALVIWIIGFAMKKQRSPTVLLILNLAVADMLVLITLPLWIYAFLHGWAFGEPFCKILTYVIHCNMYVSIFLITVMSVERFMAVIYPFATKRWRTNKVIMKVVLAAWILAFLFAVPVLIHQVMSDDDTGQLQCLFMEFDTIEQEILCDVLQIVIGFVIPFTVLSICYFCIERKMKHLSFTTKNRAGLVIGSVVIVFFICWVPHNILKLISVIALTSDQTTADTLNNIYSTGIFISGALVFINSCINPILYAFAARNIRSSFRLLSLAKLFDQLTHTLKEESGKECTDITRKDTSVTMDEMASGQDI; this is translated from the coding sequence ATGGAGTTGAGTAACAACGGGACAGATGAGTCGTTTCGAACCCAAGATACAGTGGCGAGCATCATCTTGAGCCTGGCTTGCCTTTTTGGAGTACCGGGAAATGCACTGGTCATCTGGATTATAGGTTTTGCCATGAAGAAGCAAAGATCCCCGACCGTGTTGCTGATCCTGAACTTGGCAGTAGCTGATATGCTTGTTCTGATCACCTTGCCTCTTTGGATCTATGCTTTCCTGCACGGCTGGGCCTTTGGAGAACCATTTTGTAAAATCTTGACCTACGTCATCCACTGCAACATGTATGTAAGCATCTTTCTGATCACCGTGATGAGTGTCGAGCGCTTCATGGCTGTCATCTACCCGTTTGCCACCAAGCGGTGGCGCACAAACAAGGTCATCATGAAGGTGGTCCTCGCTGCCTGGATACTGGCCTTTCTCTTTGCAGTTCCGGTGCTGATTCACCAGGTGATGAGTGACGATGACACTGGGCAGCTGCAGTGCCTGTTCATGGAATTCGACACCATCGAGCAGGAAATCTTGTGCGATGTATTACAAATCGTGATTGGTTTTGTAATTCCCTTTACGGTGCTTTCCATTTGCTACTTTTGCATTGAGAGGAAAATGAAACATCTGAGCTTTACTACCAAGAACAGAGCTGGGCTGGTGATTGGCAGTGTGGTCATTGTATTTTTCATCTGCTGGGTACCTCACAACATCTTAAAGCTTATCTCAGTCATAGCACTGACATCAGACCAAACCACGGCAGACACATTAAACAATATCTACAGTACTGGCATCTTCATTTCTGGAGCTCTGGTTTTCATCAACAGCTGCATCAATCCTATATTATATGCCTTCGCTGCCCGGAATATTCGTAGTAGTTTTCGACTATTATCCCTGGCCAAGTTATTTGACCAGTTGACCCATACTCTTAAAGAAGAATCTGGAAAAGAATGCACGGATATCACAAGAAAGGACACAAGTGTCACTATGGATGAGATGGCTTCTGGACAGGATATTTGA